The genomic interval GCCAAAGGAACGATTGGATTTATATCGCCATTAACATGCAAATTCTGCACGGGATGCAATAGAATAAGGCTTACGTCAACAGGAACTATAAAACCATGCCTTCACTCAAAAGAAGAGATTGATTTAAAGGATTTTTTGAGGGATGAAAGGCACTTAAAGGCTATATTGGAACATACGATTTTTAATAAACCGTTGGAACATCACCTTGAAGAGGCGATAAGCCAAAGCCAAAAGAAAATGTTCCAGATTGGAGGGTAGTATGGATTTGACTCATATAAATGAAGAAGGAAGAGCTAAGATGGTCGACGTCAGCGACAAAGACATGACAAAAAGGGAGGCAGTTGCAATAGGAAGCATATACATGAAAAAAGAGACTCTCAATAGGATTTATGAAGGAACAATAAAAAAGGGGGACGTGCTTTCGGTTGCACAGGTTGGAGGCATCATGGCAGCTAAAAACACATCACATTTGATTCCTATGTGTCATCCTATTATAACTACAGGCTGTGATATTAGTTTTAAACTTGACTTTGAAAACTCAAAGATTGATATTAAGGCTACTGTAAAAACTATCGGGCAAACAGGGGTTGAGATGGAGGCACTTACAGCTGTGTCTGCAGCTGCACTAACTATTTACGATATGTGCAAAGCAATAGATAGAGACATGATGATAACGGATATAATGCTTATAAGAAAAAGCGGTGGGAAATCTGGATTGTATGAAAGGGAGGTTTGAAAATGGCAAAGGTTGTTTCTATAAATATTAGTGAAAGAAAAGGAACTATAAAAATGCCTATTGAAAAGGGATATTTTAAAGAAAATCATGGCCTTGAGGGAGATGCCCACGCAGGAAACTGGCATAGGCAGGTAAGCCTTCTTGCAAAAGAGAGCATAGATAAGATGAAGGCCATCGGGCTTGAAAATTTAAAGACGGGAGATTTTGCAGAAAACATTACAACAGAAGGTATAGAACTTTATACTCTACCTATAGGAACAGTGCTAAGAGTTGGAGAAGAAGTAGTTTTAGAGATATCGCAGATTGGAAAACAATGCCATACTGGCTGTGAAATAAAAAATATAACTGGCGACTGCATCATGCCAAGGGAAGGTGTGTTTGCAAAGGTTATAAATGGCGGTTTTATAAAGATTGGAGATGAAATTGAGATAATAAAAAGTTAGACGCCACTGAGGAGCAATATAATGAGCCACATTGAAAATTTATCAATATGGCTTAATTTTTATATTTTTTATAATTTTCACACTGTGTCGATTTATTTTTTAAGAAAATTCTGAAAAACAATTGTTTTAATATTAATATTGACATATAATTGATATTAATACAATATATTTCTAGCAAAATGTTAATTCTGTGAATAATTTAACATTAATAAATTTATAACTTTAGAAATATATTGTATTGAAAAAATGTGAGGGGGTTTTGTTGTGTTTGGGTATGCTGGTAAGATTTTAAGAATTAACTTGACTGAAAATTTAGTAAAGACAGAAGGGTTTAATAAAGAGCTTGCTAAAAAATACATAGGAGGTAGAGGCTTAGGAAGTAAAATATTCATGGATGAGGTTAATCCAAAGGTTGAACCATTAAGTCCAGAAAACAAGCTAATAATAGCTACTGGCCCTCTATCTGGAACTCCCGTTCCAACAGGCGGTAGATATATGGTTATCACTAAGTCACCTTTAACAGGAACAATAGCTTGCTCAAACTCAGGAGGATACTTTGGGGCAGAACTAAAGGCTGCTGGCTATGATATGATTATTTTTGAAGGTAAGGCAGAAACACCGGTTTATGTTTCAATTGAAGATGATAAAGTTGAAATTAAAGATGCTTCAAATCTTTGGGGTAAATTGGTTTCAGAAACGACTGATGAATTGAGAAAAGAATATGGAGAAAAGGCAAGAGTTCTTTGCATTGGACCTGCTGGAGAAAAATTATCAAAGGTTGCAGCAGTTATCAATGACTATGATAGAGCAGCAGGACGTTCTGGTGTCGGTGCTGTTATGGGTTCAAAGAATGTTAAGGCTGTTGTAGTAAAAGGAAGCAAAAAGGTTGAACTTGCAGATGAGGAAAAGGTAAAGGATGTGGTAGCTGCTAAGATTAAGATGCTAAGAGAAAACGGAGTAACAGGACAAGGATTACCAACTTACGGAACAGCTGTTCTTGTAAATATAATCAATGAACATGGTATTTTCCCAGTTGCAAATTTCCAAAGGGCTTATACGGAAAATGCTGATGAAATAAGCGGAGAAACAATGACAAGAGATATTCTTGTTAGAAAGAATCCATGCTATAGATGTCCAATTGCTTGTGGAAGATGGGTAAGATTAAAAGACGGTCGTGAGGTAGGAGGACCAGAATACGAAACATTGTGGGCATTCGGAGCAGATTGCGATGTTTATGATATAAATGCAATTGCAGAAGCTAATTTCTGGTGTAATGAATACGGACTCGATACTATCTCAGCAGGAACTACAATTGCTGCTGCGATGGAACTTTATGAAAAGGGATTAATTAAGGATGAAGAAATTGCAAACGATGGATACTCACTAAAATTTGGTGATGCTGATGCAATGGTTGCATGGACAAAAAAGATGGGGGCAAGAGAAGGTTTTGGTGATAAATTGGCTGAAGGTTCGTATAGATTGTGTGAAGCTTATGGAGTTCCAGAACTTTCTATGTCAGTTAAGAAGCAGGAATTACCAGCTTATGACCCAAGAGGAGTTCAAGGTCATGGACTTGAATATGCAACTTCAAATAGAGGTGGATGCCACGTTAGAGGTTATATGATTTCACCTGAAATACTTGGTGCACCACAAAAACTAGATAGATTCTCACTTGAGGGCAAGGCTGAATGGGTAAAGGTATTCCAGGATCTTACTGCAGTTATAGATTCTCTTGGACTTTGTCTATTTACATCATTTGCTCTTGGAGCATCCGATTACGCTGAACTTATTAACTGTGTTTGTGGAGAAGACTATACAGCTGAGAGCATACTCGAGGCAGGTTCAAGAATTTATACTCTTGAAAGAGTATTTAACTTAAAAGCAGGTATAGACCCAAAAGAAGATACTCTTCCAAAGAGATTGTTGGAAGATGGAATCCCAGAAGGTCCATCAAAGGGACATGTTCATAGATTAAGCGAACTACTACCAAAATACTATGAAGTTCGTGGTTGGGGACAAGATGGTATTCCAACGGAAGAAACATTAGCTAAGTTAGATGTTTAATTAATTTATTTACTCAGGCAGGAGATTGATTTATAAAATATGTTAAGCATAGTTACACCCTAAAAGGATAGCCTTTTAGGGTGTAAATCTAATTAAATTGAGATAATGGCAGAATACTAAGGATTAATGTGAAATATATCGGGAAATTATGTAAATTGACAAACAATTCAAGAAATCAAGTGAATGTCACTTAATGGGGGGATATCGTGAGTATTAGTAAAGTGTATATAGAGTTGACTGATAAGTGCAATTTGAATTGTAAAATGTGCTACAGACGAGCATGGAGCGAAAAGCCTATTGATATGGATGAAAAGACTCTTGAAAAAATATATAATGATTTACAAGGTAAGGATATTAAAGAGGTTGTATTAGGCGGGATTGGAGAGCCGACTTATTCACCGCTCATAAAAAAGGCACTTAAAATGTTTTCAAGATATAATCTTACGTTGACAACAAATGGAACGATTTTAGATGAAGATATAGTAAATATAATTATTGAAAGTGTGAATAAAATTGTTGTTTCTATAGATGGGCTCGAGGAAAAATATAAGGATATTAGAGGGTTTGAACTTGTGAATGTTCTGGGGAATTTAAATAAAATAGTTGAAAAGAAGAAAAAAAATAATCTTGAATTTCCGTATATTGTTATACAGTTTGTAGCTTCAAAGGGGAATATTGATGATATATTTAATGTTTTAGATATTGCAGCTTCTTTGGATGCTTTCCAGGTTATTATCTCAAACGTAATCCCTCAAACAGAGGATTACAAGGATAAGATACTTTATAAAAGATATGAAAATAAATTTATAAAGGATTTATTTGAAAAATTAAATGTTTATTCTTTTAGAAAGGGTTTGAATCTTGTCTTGCCTAATTATGAGCTAAAGACAGAGAGATATTGTCCTTTTATTGAAGAGGATGCGGTTGTTGTGGGGGCCGACGGTGGAGTCTATCCGTGTTATAGATTTTCCCACAGCATAAATGAATATATTTTTGGCCGAGAAAAGAAGGTTTTGAAATATCCCTTTGGAAACATCAATGAAAAAAGTTTAGATGAAATTTATTTTAACACTGAATATACAAATTTTAGAAACAGGGTGTATAATAATAGATATCCATCATGTCTTGATTGTGACTTGGTAGATGGATGCGATATTGTAAAAACAAGCGATTATGATTGCTATACTGTAAAGCCATCCTGTGCAGACTGTTTATGGAGCAGGCGTTTTGCAATATGCCCATAAATTGACAAACAATTCAAGAAGTCAAGAAATCAAGTGAATGTCACTAAAGGGGGGATAAGATGATTAAGGTTAAGCTTTTTGCTACGTTTAGAAATGGACGACAAAAGGAGGTTGATTTTGACTATTTTGCTGGAATAAATGGAAGGTTTATAATCGAAAAACTGGGCATTAAAGAGGAAGAGGTAGCAATTTATATTGTTAATGGAATTGACAGAAAATGGGATGAACCTTTAGAGGATGGAGTAACAGTAGCCTTGTTCCCGCCTGTGGGCGGAGGTTGATTTGACATTTGGAGGTGCACTATGGGAAGATACGATAGAAATATGAACACATTGTCAAAGGAAGAAAACGATAGATTGAGAGAATTTAAGGTTTGTGTTGTTGGTTGCGGAGGAATTGGAGGATATATAATAGAGATGCTGGGTAGACTAGGTATTGGATATATCACAGCAATTGATAAGGATGTTTTTGAGGATTCAAATTTAAACAGACAAATACTATCCAATTCTGAAGTATTAGGAAAGAGTAAAGCTTTAGTAGCAAAAGAAAGGATGGCTATAGTTAATCCTGATGTTTATGTAAATGCAATAGTGGGGGAATTTAATTTTGAGAATGGGGAAAAGCTTTTAAGAGGGCATGATTTGGTAATAGATGCTCTTGATAACATTGAAACAAGACTTATACTTCAGGATATATGTGAAAGGGTGAATATTCCTTTTGTTCATGGGGCAATAGCAGGATGGTATGGACAGGTAACTACTGTATTTCCAGGCGATAGGACGCTTGATTTTATTTATAGGAAGAAAGTTTCAAAAGGAATAGAAAAGGAACTTGGAAACCCATCCTTTACACCCGCACTGATTGCTTCAATTCAAGTAAGTGAAGCGTTAAAGGTTCTTATTGGAAGAGGAGATGTTTTAAGAAAAGAGATTCTTTATATCGATACTTTTTCACAGGAGTATCATAAGGTATCGATTAAATAAATTTGAAAGGAGAATAAATATGTTAGTTACAACAACTCCTTCGATTGAAGGAAAAAGAATAATTGAATATAAAGGTATAGTTTTTGGAGAGGTTATCAGCGGAGTAAATTTTGTAAAGGATTTTATGGCAGGACTTTCTGATTTTCTTGGTGGAAGGTCAAAGACATACGAGGAAGAATTAATGTATGCAAGGGAAAGGGCACTTGAGGAATTAAAGCAAAGGGCAGCGGCGATGGGGGCAAATGCAGTTGTTGGAATTGATATTGATTATGAGGTTCTCGGCCAGGCAGGAAGTATGTTGATGGTTACTGCTTCAGGAACTGCTGTTGTTGTCGATTAATAGGTTTAGTTGCTGGAAAAATAAAACAACGTGTATAGTAAGATGTAATATTTAAAACCCCATGAAACGAGAAAACATAAGTAAAAATCTTCATGGGGTTTTTAAAATATTAATTTAATCTGGTGGCTTATTTGAGATTAAATATACATTGCTATTGGGATTGCTTGAATTGCAGGATACATCACTTCACATGAAAACATTTCCGGAACTAATATATTGTTTTGATTTAGTATATCAAGAAACTGCTTGGTTTGCAGTAAAAGTTTAGTGTAGTAATCCTGCTCACATGTCTTTGATAATAAGTTTATTTTTTCATTATGGTTTAATACCTTAATAATTTTGCAGAAGACTTTGCAATTGCAGTTAACGTCATCGTAAATATAAGAGTTTTTATCTAAGAAAAAATTTGTGTTAACATTAAGTATGGATTTGAAATGGGAATTTTCAATAATCATCGTAGTTGTATTGTTTTGGCCTAGAAACTCGTTGAGTTTTTTTAGCTGCTTTGAGATGACTGTAAAGTTTGTAAGGGAGGAAGAGGGTATTAACTTATCCAGCTCTTTAGTATCAAATGATTCGATTAGGCTTACTATAGTATTAATTTGGGATTGAACAGATATTTGAGATATACGACCTTCAAACTCTAAGTATTCTACTGGACTTATGCTGTCATAGCTGCTTAGTTCATCAAATCTCTTAACTAAATTATTGTTTTGCATTATGGATTTCATATTATTGAAAAATTGAAAAGTAGTAAAAATTTTTCTGATTCTTATTTGATTTCTATCTCCATTTCTATTATCAACTAAAACGCTTCTATCCTTAGAACAATTATTTGAATTGTCTTTAACAAGATTTTTGTCGCTTGGATCAGTTCTCTTACTTCCCTGATTGGTTGTGTATTTGTTTCCAAGCTGAAGTCTAAAAGCTGTATCAATATTTTTCAGGTAAAGTTCTTCCCTGCTTTCTATATAACCGTTTATGAGTATGGAATACAAATCAAGTATTAGATTCTTGTTGATATAAATTGGAATACCAATAGGAGAATTCATATTAAATCTATCCTCAATATTGTTGTATTGTAATATTATATTCAATAATTTGTATTTGGTGATTAAAGAGTTAAAGTAATTGATTTAATTTTATATTTGTTATATAATATATATAACAAATATAACTAGGGGGGTTTTTAATGGTATCGAATTTGAAAATTATATTTATGATTATTACTCTTATCATTTCATTTGGGGTTCCAATTACGTTAGGAATTATATTTTGCAAAAAATACAATGGAACATTTAAGGCAATTTTGATTGGAGCACTTGTATTTTTTATCTTTCAAATGATTATAAGGATTCCAATGCTTCAGGTTTTTTCAAGGCAGAGCTGGTATATTGCAATGTCAAAAAATCATTTGTTTTTTTCTATCTTCTTAGGACTTACTGCAGGAATTTTTGAAGAGATTGGAAGATTTTTAGGGTTTAAATTCTTCTTAAAGGATAGATTGAATTTTGAAAATGGTCTTGCCTTTGGTGCAGGACATGGAGGAATAGAAGCTATACTATTAGTTGGATTAACTTATATTAATAATTTGATTTATTCTAATTTTATTAACGCAGGTAAGTTAGACGAGGTGTTTGCTGGTAAAGTACCTCAGCAAACTATAGAGATGATTAAAAACATGTTAATCAATACTCCTGACTACAATTTTCTTCTTGCAGGAATAGAGAGAATATTTGCTATAACTATTCAAATTGCACTATCTTTATTGGTTTTGCAATCGGTTAGAGATAAAAAATGGAGCTATTTAATTATCGCAATTTTAATTCATATGCTTATTGATACACCGATTGCCCTTATGTCAATGAAGGGGGTTAATGTATTTATACTAGAAGGCATTACGATGATTTTTGCCATAATCGCACTTATTTATATTTTAAAACAAAAGGGATTAGAAAAAACTAATGCAGAAGTTTAAGGAAGTGAATGTATGTTTATAGAAATAGACTTTACATCGGAGATTCCAATTTATATTCAGATTAAAAATCAAATAATCGAAGGGATTGCAAAAGGACAGTTGAAGGAAGGCGATAGCCTTCCTTCAATTCGCCAGCTTGCTGAGGACATTGGGATAAACATGCACACAATTAATAAGGCATATAATATTTTAAAGGATTTAGGCTTTATTTCCATTAACAAAAAACAAGGGGCATATATATCAATTATTAGGAATATAGATAAGATTTTTTTAAAGGAAGTTAAAGATGAGCTTAAACCTATAATAGCAGAGGCATATTGCAAGGGGATTAGCAAAGAGGATTTATTTAGTATAATGGAAGATATTTTTGACGGGTTTGGAGGGGAAAAGGGTGAATAAATTTATTTTTGCTTTTTTATTTTTACCTAATGTATTATTAATTACTATATTAGGATTTTACTTACCTAAGTTTTCAAGGGAGAATGTATTTTTTGGAGTAAAAATCCCCTACGGTTATAAAAATAGAAATGAAATGCTAATTCTTTATAAAAAATATAGAAGAAATTACGCTTTGACGATTCTATTTCCATTGCTTCTATACACTTATTTCTTTATATTTGGAAATGTGATTTCAATTATAAAACTTTCTGTTCTATTTATTTTCATTATTGCTTTTGCTATGGAGATTAATTATTATTTCATTTATAAAGAAGTTTTAAAAATTAAACACAATAGCGACTGGGTTTTGGGAAAAAGACAAGTAACAGTTGTAAACCTTAAAAGGCGTGACCATGTAAAAAATTATCCCTCAAAGTATTGGTTTATAATTCCTGCATTTATTGTTATTTTGTCTTTAATAATGATGATTGAAAGATATCATTACCTTCCAGAAAGGATTCCCCTACATTATAACATTAATAATGAGGTGGATAGATGGGGAGAAAAATCTTTTTTAACCTTTCTGCCATTACAGCTTACTCAGATAGGGTTAATTATCCTTATGTTTTTTATATTCAATTTAATAAAAAAATCAAAGATGAACTTAAATATTTTAAAACCAGAAAAATCTGAGTACCAAAATAATCTTATTAAGAGCAATCTAGCATACTTGATTATTTTACTGACAATTATGCAGCAGATAATATTTTTTATAATAAATATGAATATGTTAATGTTAATCGATGTAAAACTAATGACGATATGGCTAACTGTATTAACAGCCTTAACAATAATGATTATAATAATTTATATTATCAAATCTTATCACATTTATAATGAAAGCAAAGATAGCTTATCGGTGGATAATCAGCAAATTATAGATAGGGATGATGAAAAATACTGGATAGCAGGAATGTTCTATTATAACCCGGATGACCCTTCTTTGCTTATTGAAAAACGCGTCGGAATAGGTTGGGATTTTAATTATGCAAAACCAATGGCAAAGATTATTGCTGTTTTAGCTGCACTGATTATTATTGGAAGCATCTTATTGGTTTGGTTTATACCCCTTGAATGACATACCGTCATCCATACTTATTACGTATAGAATAAGCAGGATGCTGGTTTAAATTTAAAAAATTGTATAGGAATAAATTCCTGTTTAAGTAAAACTATCACTTTGTTATAATAAAAATAATTAGGATGTGTAAAATTAAAAGACATTTATAATGCAATCATAAACTAAACAAGAGGAACAGTATTTTAACTAATAAATTAGGGGGAGTAATTTTGATTGAAATTTCTGGTTTTTATGCAACTGCAAAGATTTTTACTGACAACATAGATGAGGCTGCTATAGAACAGATTAGGGAATTGTGTAATCAAGAGTTCGTAAAGGATTGCAGTATTAGGATTATGCCGGATGCTCATGCTGGTGTAGGATGTGTTATAGGATTTACTGCAAACTTAGGAGACAAGGTGATACCTAATTTAGTTGGAGTAGATATTGGCTGCGGCATGCAGGTTGTAGAGCTTGGCAAAATTGAGATAAATTTAGCTGAACTAGATGAAATAATTAATAAATATATCCCTTCAGGGCAAAATGTTCACGAAGGCAGAATGGTTAAATTTTCAGAATTACAGGAATTACATTGTTACAGGGAATTAAAGGATACTAAAAGGATTGAAAGAAGTATAGGAACTTTAGGCGGGGGAAACCATTTTATAGAATTAGATAGAGATGAAGAGGGAAGGATGTATTTAGTCATTCATACTGGAAGCAGAAATTTAGGAAAGCAGGCTGCAGAATACTATCAAAACATTGCAATAGATTTATGCAGTGGAAAAGGCGACTACTACGAAAAAAGGGAAATAATTATAAAAAACTATAAAGAACAGGGTAAGAAACACCTTATCCAAAAGGTATTGAAGGAGCTAAAAGAACAATATGATGCCTTAGAACCAAAATACAAGAAGGATTTGTGCTTTTTAAGTGGAGATTTTAGAGAAAAATATTTACATGATATGGACATATGTCAAAGATATGCGACCTTAAACAGAAAAACTATAGCAAATATTATTTTGAACCGATTGTTTAAAAAGAGCATTGATGAATTTGAACATTTTGAAACGATACACAATTATATTAACTTTAAGGATAATATAATAAGAAAGGGCAGTATATCTGCATACAAGGGCGAAAAGGTTATTATTCCAATGAATATGAGGGATGGAAGTTTAATATGTATAGGTAAGGGCAATCCTGATTGGAACTATTCGGCACCCCATGGTGCAGGAAGAATTATGAGTAGAAACAAAGCTAAAGAATTATTATCAATGAATGATTTTAAGGAGTCGATGAAGGGAATATACACAACATCTGTAAGTGAAAATACATTAGATGAAGCTCCTATGGCATACAAGCCTATGGAGGAGATTGTTAATAATATTAAGGATACAGTGGAAATTGTAAAGATAATCAAGCCCATATATAATTTCAAAGCAGCGGAATAGTAATATAACCTCTTCAAAGAAAAACGGACTTTGAAGAGGTCTTTTTTTTGGAAATTAAAGAGAAGAGATATTAAAAGAAAATAAGAGCTTTAATTTGCAAGTAATTAAAGAAAAGATTAGAAGAAACATAATAAGTTAAAATACACATTGAAACATGGTATAAAATACCATATAATAAAGTTGTAATAAATGATTAGGAGATGATGAGTATGGGTGGGTAGTAAAACTTGAAACTTATTTTCAGCTTTAAAAAAAGAAGCAACGTTGTTTGCGGGAAAAATATGTAATAAAATAGTAATATATGGGAAATGAAGGTGGGGTGATTATGCTAACGCTTTTTAAAACTTGTTTCTACACAGGAGCTTTACTGGCCTTTATAATGTTTTTATTTGGTCAAGTTTTAGATATTGGGGATTTTGATGGATTAGACATTGATTACGAAATTCCTTTTCTATCATTCTTGCCATTGAAGCCTAATTTGATAATTTTGTTTATTACTGTTTTTGGTGGTTTGGGGTTAATATTATATAGATTGAATTTAGGTTCGACAATTACTCTTATGTTTTCGCTGCTTGTAGCAATTTTTGCAACTTTAGCCTTTAACAGTTTTATTTTAAAACCACTCTATAGGGCTCAAAATACCAGCGCTGTATCACAAAAGGATCTTATAGGCAAAGTTGCAAAGGTTAAAATACCAATAAGAAAAGAAGGAGTAGGTCAGATAATTTACTCTATAAAAGGGAACCGATATACTGCTCCAGCAAAAACATTTGATGGACAGGAACTTGAAAAGGACGAAAAGGTTATAATCGTATCCATAGATAACAATATATTTTATGTTCAAAAATAAGGGGGTTTTTGTATGCAGGATTTTGTAATTCCAATCATAATTGTTGCTGTTGTTTTATTCTTAATCATTACCATTCTTTCTATGTGGAAAAGAGTTCCACAGGATAAGGCACTTGTAGTTACTGGCTTAAAGAAAAGGGTTATTTCAGGTGGCGGTGGGCTTGTTATTCCACTTCTTGAAAGAACAGATGTTATTTCGCTGCAAAATATGAAAATTGAAGTTAAAATCGATGGCGCTCTAACCGAACAAGGCGTTGATATTGGAGCTGATGGTGTTGCTGTTATAAAGGTTAAATCAGACATGGAATCAATCTTATCTGCAGCAGAACAGTTCAATACAGGTGAAGAACAAAGAACTATTGCAAAAATTCAAGATACAGCAAAGGATGTTCTTGAAGGAAAGCTCCGTGAAATTATTTCAAAACTTACAGTTGAAGAAATTTATAAAGACAGAGAAAAATTTGCAGCACAAGTTCAAGAGGTAGCAGCTGTTGACCTTGCTGATATGGGGCTTGAAATTAAGGCCTTCACGATAAGAGATATTAATGATAACAATGGATATCTTGATGCACTTGGAAAGAAGAGAATTGCAGAAGTAAAAAGGGATGCTGAAATTGCACAGGCAGAGGCAAATAAGGAAACAAAGATAAGAACAGCAGAAGCTAATAGAGAAGGGGAAGCTGCAAGGTTAGTTGCAGAAACTCAAATTGCTGAATCAACAAAGGAAAAGGAATTAAAGGTTCAGTCATATAGAAAAGAGCAGGAAATCGCAAAGGCTAATGCCGACCTTGCTTATGAAATAGAATCTAATAAAGTTAAAAAAGATGTAACTGAAGCTCAGATGCAGGTTGAAATCATTAGAAAGCAGAAGGAAATTGAACTTGCAGAGCAGGAGGCACTAAGAAAAGAAAAAGAACTCGAGGCCACAATAATTAAACAGGCAGAGGCTGAAAAATTTAAAACCGAAAAGTTAGCAGAGGCTACAAAATATAAAGAATTACAAGATGCAGAGGCAAGGGCGGCAGCTATAAGACTTGAGGGGCAAGCTAGAGCTGAAGCAAGAAAGCTTGAGGGTATGGCAGAAGTTGAGATAATTAGAGAAAAGGGTAAGGCAGAAGCTGAGGCTATGATGAAGAAGGCAGAGGCGTTTAAGCTTTACAATGATGCTGCTATAACTCAAATGATTATTGAAAAACTGCCTGAAATAGCAAAGGCTGTTGCTGAACCGCTATCAAAGACCGAAAAGATTGTTATTATTGACAACGGTAATGGAAAAGGAGCAGCAAAGGTTACTGAGTATGTAACTGATGTTGTTGCAAGACTTCCTGAAACTGTTGAAGCTTTAACAGGAGTTAAAGTAGGGGACTTAATTAATAAGGTTGGAAATGGCCAGGTTACAAAGAAAGATGTTATAGACTAAGCAACCCAAAGTAATTTAAATTTCTATCCATTAAACGATAAAGGGAAATCGATTGATTTCCCTTTAAATATTTTTTATAGAATGTTTTACTATAGCCATTGTATAGACTACAAAACAACAAAGTGCTAAAATAAATATGAATTTTATGCGAGGAGAGGGAAGAT from Caloramator mitchellensis carries:
- a CDS encoding flotillin family protein — encoded protein: MQDFVIPIIIVAVVLFLIITILSMWKRVPQDKALVVTGLKKRVISGGGGLVIPLLERTDVISLQNMKIEVKIDGALTEQGVDIGADGVAVIKVKSDMESILSAAEQFNTGEEQRTIAKIQDTAKDVLEGKLREIISKLTVEEIYKDREKFAAQVQEVAAVDLADMGLEIKAFTIRDINDNNGYLDALGKKRIAEVKRDAEIAQAEANKETKIRTAEANREGEAARLVAETQIAESTKEKELKVQSYRKEQEIAKANADLAYEIESNKVKKDVTEAQMQVEIIRKQKEIELAEQEALRKEKELEATIIKQAEAEKFKTEKLAEATKYKELQDAEARAAAIRLEGQARAEARKLEGMAEVEIIREKGKAEAEAMMKKAEAFKLYNDAAITQMIIEKLPEIAKAVAEPLSKTEKIVIIDNGNGKGAAKVTEYVTDVVARLPETVEALTGVKVGDLINKVGNGQVTKKDVID
- a CDS encoding GntR family transcriptional regulator, encoding MFIEIDFTSEIPIYIQIKNQIIEGIAKGQLKEGDSLPSIRQLAEDIGINMHTINKAYNILKDLGFISINKKQGAYISIIRNIDKIFLKEVKDELKPIIAEAYCKGISKEDLFSIMEDIFDGFGGEKGE
- a CDS encoding DUF1648 domain-containing protein, which gives rise to MNKFIFAFLFLPNVLLITILGFYLPKFSRENVFFGVKIPYGYKNRNEMLILYKKYRRNYALTILFPLLLYTYFFIFGNVISIIKLSVLFIFIIAFAMEINYYFIYKEVLKIKHNSDWVLGKRQVTVVNLKRRDHVKNYPSKYWFIIPAFIVILSLIMMIERYHYLPERIPLHYNINNEVDRWGEKSFLTFLPLQLTQIGLIILMFFIFNLIKKSKMNLNILKPEKSEYQNNLIKSNLAYLIILLTIMQQIIFFIINMNMLMLIDVKLMTIWLTVLTALTIMIIIIYIIKSYHIYNESKDSLSVDNQQIIDRDDEKYWIAGMFYYNPDDPSLLIEKRVGIGWDFNYAKPMAKIIAVLAALIIIGSILLVWFIPLE
- a CDS encoding RtcB family protein, with the translated sequence MIEISGFYATAKIFTDNIDEAAIEQIRELCNQEFVKDCSIRIMPDAHAGVGCVIGFTANLGDKVIPNLVGVDIGCGMQVVELGKIEINLAELDEIINKYIPSGQNVHEGRMVKFSELQELHCYRELKDTKRIERSIGTLGGGNHFIELDRDEEGRMYLVIHTGSRNLGKQAAEYYQNIAIDLCSGKGDYYEKREIIIKNYKEQGKKHLIQKVLKELKEQYDALEPKYKKDLCFLSGDFREKYLHDMDICQRYATLNRKTIANIILNRLFKKSIDEFEHFETIHNYINFKDNIIRKGSISAYKGEKVIIPMNMRDGSLICIGKGNPDWNYSAPHGAGRIMSRNKAKELLSMNDFKESMKGIYTTSVSENTLDEAPMAYKPMEEIVNNIKDTVEIVKIIKPIYNFKAAE
- a CDS encoding NfeD family protein; protein product: MLTLFKTCFYTGALLAFIMFLFGQVLDIGDFDGLDIDYEIPFLSFLPLKPNLIILFITVFGGLGLILYRLNLGSTITLMFSLLVAIFATLAFNSFILKPLYRAQNTSAVSQKDLIGKVAKVKIPIRKEGVGQIIYSIKGNRYTAPAKTFDGQELEKDEKVIIVSIDNNIFYVQK